The following coding sequences lie in one Prevotella nigrescens genomic window:
- a CDS encoding four helix bundle suffix domain-containing protein → MNRQKDETQPSKENILRQSVPYTELFFYQKADAIYRLTYIFCQRFLPKYGDRTVDQMVQAARSGKQNIVEGIEDGNTSTEMELKLLNVSRSSLQELREDYNDFLHTRGLARWTSEHHRYDAMLGFCKRHNKAEDYLSYANRWTAEEFCNTLLTLCHITDKMMCNYLARLEKQFVEQGGIKERMHAARTGYRKEQDELLKRLQTENIQLKEEVKRLQAEVKRLQERLAQR, encoded by the coding sequence ATGAACAGACAAAAAGATGAGACACAACCTTCGAAGGAAAACATTTTGCGGCAGAGCGTCCCTTACACTGAACTGTTTTTCTACCAAAAGGCAGATGCCATATACCGGCTGACTTACATTTTTTGTCAGCGTTTTCTGCCCAAATATGGCGACCGCACAGTAGACCAAATGGTACAGGCAGCCCGTTCGGGTAAGCAAAATATCGTGGAAGGAATAGAAGATGGCAACACATCGACGGAGATGGAGCTTAAGCTTCTCAATGTTTCGCGCAGCTCATTGCAGGAGTTACGCGAAGACTACAACGACTTTTTACACACGCGCGGTCTTGCTCGCTGGACATCGGAACACCATCGTTACGATGCAATGCTTGGCTTTTGCAAGCGTCATAACAAGGCAGAAGATTATCTTTCGTATGCCAACAGGTGGACGGCAGAGGAATTTTGCAACACGTTGCTCACACTTTGCCACATCACAGACAAGATGATGTGCAACTATCTTGCCCGTTTGGAGAAGCAGTTTGTAGAGCAAGGCGGCATCAAAGAACGCATGCACGCTGCCCGTACAGGCTACAGAAAGGAACAAGACGAGCTGTTGAAAAGGCTACAGACAGAGAACATACAGCTGAAAGAAGAAGTGAAGAGGTTGCAAGCGGAAGTGAAAAGGCTACAAGAAAGGTTGGCGCAGCGGTAG
- a CDS encoding bifunctional methionine sulfoxide reductase B/A protein — protein MIQNKNTMATMALLLLNKFRNMLPTLRVSCLLTSLWVLLFASAGTSCTHRAPSATHEDNDTTIKTTKMTEKTFTRPSDETLRRQLTAEQYAVTQQAATERPYTNEYDKEFRPGIYVDITTGEPLFSSTDKYDSGCGWPAFSKPIDKQLLVEKSDNSHGMQRTEVRSKTGNAHLGHVFDDGPADRGGLRYCINSASLRFVPLDQMEKEGYGDYTKLVRKEKEIYVAGGCFWGTEHYIKQVKGVLSTEVGYANGHTKNPTYKEVCTDGTGFAEAVHIKYDPTVVSLSFLVKLYFASIDPTSYNKQGNDRGSQYRTGVYYTDPADRAVIKKVFDAEARKHSVPLEVELLPLKNFYRAEEYHQDYLDKNPGGYCHLPSSLFEYARKAREK, from the coding sequence ATGATACAAAACAAAAACACTATGGCAACAATGGCTTTGCTGCTTCTGAACAAGTTTAGAAACATGCTGCCCACACTGCGAGTGAGCTGTTTGCTGACTTCGTTGTGGGTTTTGCTGTTCGCTTCAGCAGGTACATCGTGCACCCACCGTGCACCGTCAGCCACCCATGAAGACAACGATACAACTATTAAAACAACAAAAATGACAGAGAAAACATTTACGCGACCCAGCGACGAAACGTTGCGTCGCCAGCTCACAGCCGAGCAATACGCCGTTACGCAGCAGGCTGCAACCGAACGTCCGTACACCAACGAGTACGACAAGGAGTTCCGCCCGGGCATCTATGTAGACATTACCACGGGCGAACCGCTGTTCTCGTCCACCGACAAATACGATTCGGGGTGCGGCTGGCCAGCCTTCTCCAAGCCTATAGACAAGCAACTCTTGGTGGAGAAATCCGACAATTCGCACGGCATGCAGCGCACCGAAGTAAGGAGCAAGACGGGCAATGCGCACCTTGGACACGTGTTCGACGACGGTCCGGCAGACCGGGGTGGGCTGCGCTACTGCATAAACAGTGCATCGCTGCGCTTCGTTCCGCTCGACCAAATGGAGAAGGAAGGCTACGGAGACTATACCAAATTGGTGAGGAAAGAAAAGGAAATATACGTGGCAGGCGGCTGTTTCTGGGGTACGGAGCACTACATAAAGCAGGTGAAGGGCGTGCTGTCTACCGAAGTGGGCTATGCCAACGGGCACACAAAGAACCCTACCTACAAGGAAGTGTGCACCGACGGCACCGGCTTTGCCGAGGCTGTGCACATCAAGTACGACCCTACGGTGGTGTCGCTGAGCTTCCTTGTAAAGCTGTACTTTGCCTCTATCGACCCCACAAGCTACAACAAGCAGGGCAACGACCGTGGTTCGCAGTACAGGACTGGCGTGTATTACACCGACCCAGCCGACCGTGCTGTTATTAAAAAGGTGTTCGATGCCGAAGCACGCAAGCACTCCGTGCCGCTCGAAGTGGAACTCCTGCCCCTGAAAAACTTCTATCGGGCGGAAGAATACCACCAGGACTATCTCGACAAGAACCCCGGCGGATATTGCCACCTGCCCTCTTCGCTGTTCGAATATGCAAGGAAAGCGAGGGAGAAGTAG